From the Flavimarina sp. Hel_I_48 genome, one window contains:
- a CDS encoding permease has translation MNDFLKQWGEAAYTTTGFFWMALWAFVLGYIISSMIQIFVTEKRMQKTMGGAEFKGVLLGTFFGFISSSCSFAALASTKSLFKKGASFISSIAFLLASTNLVIELGIIISIFLGWQFVVGEYAGGILLIGISWILIRLINPKKLIDKARKNLEKEDGDSGMDDSKDWKKQMQNEDSWAKVGKKYKMEWQMVWKDVTVGFTIAGIVAAFVPDAWFQTLFIGSGQGNTDFSFFEILEHIIVGPVAAFVTFIGSMGNIPLAALLFGKGVSFAGVMAFIFSDLVVFPILRINAKYYGWKMSLFILFLLFTSLIGASLILHYSFDLMSLLPDPSQVQVQDSEYFKINYTFYLNLAFLIISGYLIYLGFFKKKDVDSKMGEMAPKSQLLENILKYAAFISYIWIAGGLAVKFLIQ, from the coding sequence ATGAACGATTTTTTAAAACAATGGGGCGAAGCCGCATATACCACCACCGGATTTTTCTGGATGGCGCTGTGGGCATTCGTGTTGGGCTACATCATCAGCAGTATGATCCAGATTTTCGTGACCGAAAAACGAATGCAGAAAACAATGGGCGGTGCAGAATTCAAGGGCGTATTGTTAGGTACGTTTTTTGGGTTTATTAGCAGTTCGTGCAGCTTTGCGGCACTTGCATCCACAAAATCCCTTTTCAAAAAAGGGGCAAGTTTCATTTCTTCCATAGCCTTTTTATTGGCCTCTACCAATCTTGTCATCGAGTTGGGGATTATTATTTCCATCTTTTTGGGATGGCAGTTCGTAGTGGGCGAATATGCCGGGGGAATTTTATTAATAGGGATCAGCTGGATTTTAATACGGCTCATCAATCCCAAAAAGCTCATTGACAAGGCAAGAAAAAACCTCGAAAAGGAGGACGGAGATTCAGGAATGGACGATTCCAAAGATTGGAAAAAGCAGATGCAAAATGAGGATAGCTGGGCAAAAGTGGGCAAAAAATATAAAATGGAATGGCAAATGGTCTGGAAAGATGTAACCGTGGGCTTTACCATTGCCGGTATTGTTGCGGCATTTGTTCCTGATGCCTGGTTTCAGACCCTATTTATCGGGAGTGGTCAGGGCAATACGGACTTCTCTTTTTTTGAAATTCTGGAGCATATTATAGTGGGCCCCGTTGCAGCATTCGTGACTTTTATAGGGTCTATGGGCAATATTCCATTGGCTGCTTTGCTCTTCGGAAAAGGGGTCAGTTTTGCGGGGGTAATGGCCTTTATTTTCAGTGATCTGGTCGTTTTTCCAATTTTAAGGATCAATGCGAAGTACTACGGTTGGAAAATGTCATTATTTATTCTCTTCTTACTATTTACTTCGTTAATTGGAGCCTCACTTATTTTGCACTATTCTTTTGACTTGATGAGCCTTTTACCAGATCCATCACAGGTACAGGTTCAGGATAGCGAATATTTTAAGATCAACTATACCTTTTACCTAAATCTTGCTTTTCTGATTATATCAGGATACTTGATTTATCTGGGCTTTTTCAAAAAGAAGGATGTGGACAGCAAAATGGGTGAAATGGCTCCAAAAAGCCAATTGCTCGAAAACATCTTAAAATATGCGGCCTTTATCAGTTATATATGGATTGCGGGAGGATTGGCTGTAAAATTTTTAATCCAATAA
- a CDS encoding potassium channel family protein: MSEPRDIEYKNAFYTQLISKALPTIAVIVGLSILSLWVLPRFRDAIWLSWSILVFALVKTYFIVRLSFDQLMKIIGQSHLLSHILVLFGLLISMIIISFAFDFTSLQFFDPQNFKFSYKMGITGIKIFFEHIYFSTITFSSVGYGDVVPISVLAKTLVMLEIGLRFFVLVFGIANINQIRINENK, encoded by the coding sequence ATGAGCGAACCCAGAGATATAGAATATAAAAATGCTTTTTACACCCAGCTTATATCAAAAGCTCTACCAACCATTGCAGTTATTGTGGGGCTTTCTATTTTGAGCCTTTGGGTTCTACCTCGATTTAGAGATGCAATATGGTTGTCTTGGTCAATCCTGGTATTTGCATTAGTAAAGACATATTTTATTGTAAGGCTTTCCTTTGACCAATTAATGAAAATCATCGGTCAGAGTCATTTGCTAAGCCATATACTTGTTTTGTTTGGACTACTCATAAGTATGATTATAATTTCATTTGCATTTGATTTCACTTCATTGCAATTTTTTGACCCTCAAAATTTCAAATTTTCCTATAAAATGGGAATTACTGGAATTAAGATTTTTTTTGAGCATATCTATTTTAGTACAATTACCTTTTCATCAGTAGGTTATGGGGACGTTGTTCCAATCTCGGTACTCGCCAAAACACTTGTTATGCTAGAAATAGGATTACGGTTTTTTGTACTTGTATTCGGGATTGCAAATATTAACCAGATACGCATAAACGAAAATAAATAA
- a CDS encoding FMN-binding glutamate synthase family protein has product MRKVFLITALFLVMALTGLIIWLPYLWWIALLIIPFLLLGFMDYFQKSDNIKRTYPLLGRITNLLEEQRHVLQETLLLNRTEGMPFNWIQKEIVYKRAADANKSQPFGTQLSYEKLGREWFVHSAFPSATIQDDFRVIIGGPKCYQPYNASILNLSGMSYGSISKNATLAFNGGAKIAGFAQNTGEGGLTPYHQKYGADLIFQFGTGYFGCRNENGDFDAKKFSEIARNDLVKMVEIKISQGAKPGFGAILPAKKNTEEISKFREIEAHTEIHSPAHHSAFGNTKELVEFIKKLRKLSNGKPIGIKLCLGQKTEFEKMVKILVEMQDYPDFIVIDGAEGGSGAANMDSLHWGGTPLPEALHFANKTLIDYNLRQYIKILAAGKIISSFDLYKTLALGADACYSARGMMFALGCVQSLKCNLNTCPTGITTMNPSRVASLVVDDKKTKVANYHKNTIEGLKEILTSMGLKDRKGISKENIFKRINETDEKSYGEIYN; this is encoded by the coding sequence ATGAGAAAAGTATTTTTAATTACAGCTTTATTTTTAGTCATGGCATTGACCGGGCTTATCATTTGGTTACCCTACTTATGGTGGATCGCTTTATTAATAATTCCATTTCTACTGTTGGGTTTTATGGATTATTTTCAAAAATCCGATAACATAAAACGCACCTATCCTTTATTGGGAAGGATTACGAATCTATTGGAAGAACAGCGCCACGTACTTCAAGAAACCTTGCTTCTTAACCGTACGGAAGGGATGCCCTTTAACTGGATACAGAAGGAAATTGTATATAAACGGGCCGCAGACGCTAATAAAAGTCAGCCTTTTGGAACACAATTATCTTATGAAAAGTTAGGAAGGGAATGGTTTGTACATTCAGCGTTTCCTTCTGCAACTATTCAAGATGATTTTAGAGTGATTATTGGAGGACCTAAATGTTACCAACCTTATAACGCCAGTATTTTGAACTTGAGCGGGATGAGTTATGGTTCCATCAGTAAAAACGCTACCCTTGCTTTTAACGGCGGAGCAAAAATAGCTGGTTTTGCACAAAATACAGGAGAAGGTGGGCTAACACCTTATCACCAAAAATATGGTGCTGATCTAATCTTTCAATTTGGTACGGGATATTTCGGTTGCAGAAATGAAAATGGGGATTTTGATGCTAAAAAGTTTAGTGAAATAGCCCGGAACGATCTCGTAAAAATGGTCGAGATCAAAATTTCACAAGGGGCAAAACCTGGTTTTGGGGCAATACTTCCAGCCAAAAAAAATACGGAAGAAATTTCAAAATTCAGAGAGATAGAAGCACATACCGAAATTCATTCCCCTGCCCACCACAGTGCTTTTGGGAACACCAAAGAACTAGTCGAATTCATCAAAAAATTACGAAAACTTTCAAATGGCAAACCTATTGGGATCAAACTCTGTTTAGGGCAAAAAACGGAGTTTGAGAAAATGGTAAAGATACTTGTCGAAATGCAGGACTATCCAGATTTTATAGTCATAGATGGTGCTGAAGGTGGTTCAGGGGCGGCAAATATGGATTCTTTGCATTGGGGGGGCACACCACTACCCGAAGCACTGCATTTTGCAAATAAAACTTTGATCGATTATAATTTACGGCAATACATCAAAATACTTGCCGCAGGAAAAATCATATCATCTTTCGATCTCTACAAAACCTTAGCTTTGGGAGCTGATGCTTGTTATAGTGCCCGAGGAATGATGTTCGCCCTTGGGTGTGTACAATCCTTAAAGTGTAATCTGAATACCTGTCCTACGGGTATCACTACGATGAATCCTTCTAGGGTTGCCTCGCTAGTTGTGGATGATAAGAAAACCAAAGTTGCAAATTATCATAAAAACACCATTGAAGGCTTAAAAGAAATATTGACTTCAATGGGGTTAAAAGATAGAAAAGGAATCTCTAAAGAAAATATTTTCAAAAGAATAAATGAAACTGATGAGAAATCTTATGGAGAAATTTATAATTAA
- a CDS encoding DUF2231 domain-containing protein — translation MKTRQLFFTVLMLTYFGNFSNAFAADLNQVSFNKLETTVDNTTVPIATLAASTAAQDQVTADLDEFPNLHPLVVHFPIVLLLLAVVLQLIQLFTMTRTMDWVILMTIGAGFIGAYVAANFVHPDTEGLTATAKSVLEQHDKHAMWAMWSSAAAAVLKVVSLFFYKQVRWFEIVTFLVMAFAGYSVAWAGHYGSQLVYIEGVGPQGQYMGEEHEEGGHSH, via the coding sequence ATGAAAACGAGACAACTATTTTTTACCGTATTGATGTTGACCTATTTTGGAAACTTCTCAAACGCCTTTGCGGCAGATTTGAATCAGGTGTCCTTCAACAAGCTTGAAACAACAGTTGATAATACAACAGTCCCGATCGCCACCCTTGCTGCTTCCACTGCGGCCCAAGATCAGGTGACGGCAGACCTTGATGAGTTCCCCAACCTGCACCCGCTCGTGGTTCACTTCCCCATTGTACTGCTTTTACTTGCAGTTGTGCTACAGCTCATACAGCTTTTTACCATGACCCGTACGATGGACTGGGTCATTCTGATGACGATAGGAGCGGGTTTTATAGGGGCTTATGTGGCCGCCAACTTTGTGCACCCAGATACCGAAGGCCTTACCGCAACGGCCAAAAGCGTGCTGGAGCAGCACGATAAACATGCCATGTGGGCCATGTGGTCGAGTGCTGCCGCAGCGGTGCTTAAAGTGGTCAGCCTGTTTTTCTATAAGCAGGTACGCTGGTTTGAGATCGTGACCTTTCTTGTGATGGCCTTTGCTGGATATTCGGTAGCCTGGGCCGGGCACTACGGATCTCAATTGGTTTATATAGAAGGTGTGGGGCCACAGGGACAGTATATGGGCGAGGAACATGAAGAAGGTGGACATTCCCATTAA
- a CDS encoding heme-binding domain-containing protein, producing the protein MKVFKTIAWVLLFAFVGIQFFPTDRNQKKAVYVSDFMRVNNVPPRVQNKIEVSCYDCHSNNTEYPWYNRVQPVAWFLEDHIKDGKAELNFNEWDEYSDRRKNSKLRSIISQIEDDEMPLDSYTFVHRGAKFSESEKKEIVKYMTQLKNKL; encoded by the coding sequence TTGAAGGTCTTTAAAACCATAGCGTGGGTCTTACTGTTTGCATTTGTCGGTATCCAATTTTTTCCCACAGACCGCAATCAAAAGAAAGCCGTGTATGTTTCCGATTTTATGAGGGTCAATAATGTCCCCCCTAGGGTACAAAATAAGATAGAAGTGTCCTGCTACGACTGTCATAGCAATAATACCGAATACCCTTGGTACAACAGGGTTCAGCCGGTCGCGTGGTTTCTTGAAGACCATATTAAGGACGGAAAGGCAGAATTGAATTTTAATGAATGGGATGAGTACTCAGACAGGAGAAAGAACAGTAAACTACGGTCTATTATCAGTCAGATCGAGGATGATGAAATGCCGCTGGATTCCTACACGTTTGTCCATCGGGGTGCGAAATTTTCTGAATCGGAGAAAAAGGAAATTGTAAAATATATGACCCAGCTTAAAAATAAGCTATAG
- a CDS encoding DUF3347 domain-containing protein produces the protein MRKLKMTLGILILTLATLTATSCKDGKKEGATAPMSSEMHQEDSASEMMADNSSKEGLSAILDNYLKIKNALVADNQEDAAKAGGMLVADFEEFDKSSYSSEEKQEMTDIIEDAKEHAEHISESPIEHQREHFDILSKDMIDMVAITGTDKKLYQDFCPMYNDNKGAQWLSTTEEIKNPYMGSKMPGCGKVQKEIK, from the coding sequence ATGAGAAAACTAAAAATGACACTAGGTATCCTAATATTGACACTGGCAACTCTCACTGCAACTTCCTGTAAGGATGGAAAAAAAGAAGGGGCAACAGCACCAATGTCCAGTGAAATGCATCAGGAAGATTCAGCATCTGAAATGATGGCAGATAATTCAAGTAAAGAAGGTTTATCTGCAATCTTAGATAATTACCTGAAAATCAAAAATGCTTTGGTTGCCGACAACCAAGAAGATGCCGCTAAAGCTGGTGGGATGTTAGTGGCTGATTTTGAGGAGTTTGATAAGAGCAGTTACTCTTCAGAAGAAAAACAGGAAATGACAGACATCATCGAAGATGCCAAAGAACACGCAGAACATATTTCAGAAAGCCCAATCGAGCACCAGCGAGAACATTTTGACATCTTGAGCAAGGATATGATCGATATGGTTGCGATAACAGGAACCGATAAAAAGCTGTATCAGGATTTTTGCCCTATGTACAATGACAACAAAGGGGCTCAATGGTTGAGCACCACTGAAGAAATCAAAAACCCATATATGGGCAGCAAAATGCCGGGATGTGGAAAAGTGCAGAAAGAGATCAAGTAA
- a CDS encoding four-helix bundle copper-binding protein, with protein MKNSKLIEALNNCVAHCNYCADACLDEDNLKMMVTCIRTDRACAEICNATAALLAFDHASAKAMVEQCRAICKECAEECEKHDSQHCKDCAEACKKCAEACEAYLS; from the coding sequence ATGAAAAATTCAAAACTGATTGAAGCATTGAACAATTGTGTTGCGCATTGCAATTATTGTGCAGATGCCTGTCTTGACGAAGACAATCTCAAAATGATGGTAACCTGTATTAGGACAGATCGCGCCTGTGCAGAAATCTGCAATGCGACCGCTGCACTATTGGCCTTTGACCACGCTTCCGCGAAAGCAATGGTAGAGCAGTGCCGTGCCATCTGTAAAGAATGTGCCGAAGAATGTGAGAAGCATGACTCACAGCATTGTAAGGACTGTGCCGAAGCCTGTAAGAAATGTGCAGAGGCCTGTGAAGCTTATTTAAGCTAA
- a CDS encoding multicopper oxidase domain-containing protein translates to MKITTIIYLVLFSIVGAYAQTEKSVEGNVDNLPVREYTLTLREEQVNKAGKPVMGMTVNGQIPGPTLDFNEGEYAIIYVKNEMSVESSIHWHGMLLPNFYDGVPYLSTPPIEPGKTLKYEFAIKQNGTYWYHSHTMLQEQSGVFGSIVIQPKEKTLDYDKEQVLVLSDWTNEKPRDVMRFLKRGTEWYNIRKGTATPLNQVIARGALGAQVDFWRQRMESADIADIYYPAFLINGKENVEYPEFKPGEKIRLRIIDGSASTSFWMAFGGPDPLLVSADGKDVVPVKRNKTFIAVAETYDFIVTIPENGKLEFKIMAQDGSGSATAYLGQGPIVAAPDVSRPDKIAMMQQMAKMKMKMGAPALKFRPGKDERYQMKEKWGMQMDDNMQMEGMKEMDMGMMNEDKSKGKNMEMKKGKMEGMQMNMKKDSMQMDRSKMAGMDTKKGAKMKEASQMEDMNKTNPTAGREVMDEADDMQGMDMFSQYNYDYLKSPEKTSYDPDVPVTEILLNLTGNMQRYIWSMNGVPLSEADKIKIKGDEVTRITFNNLTMMHHPMHLHGHFFRVINENGEYSPLKHTVNVPPMQKMTIEFYGNEYGDWFFHCHILYHLVSGMARIVSYDTPRDPRLEEYPVSKLLDETDRYYSYGMIDAASHMTTLNLISSNIRNQFSFRGEYGWNKNMEVEAAYDRYLYDYLTVFGGVNVENEMEDSLDEITTTAIAGVRYLTPYLFTLDVRMDSKLRPQISLSRAISIFPRTILFGMYEYQADFGWVDELPQGDNFKKEVTWSTGIEYFLSKNFSLMGSYDNRFGVGGGISARF, encoded by the coding sequence ATGAAAATTACCACCATTATTTATTTAGTGCTTTTTTCTATTGTTGGTGCATATGCACAAACCGAAAAATCCGTAGAAGGAAACGTTGACAATTTACCTGTGCGGGAATACACGTTGACCTTGCGGGAAGAACAGGTCAACAAGGCTGGAAAGCCGGTTATGGGTATGACCGTAAACGGTCAGATACCTGGACCCACATTAGATTTTAATGAAGGGGAATATGCTATAATTTATGTGAAGAATGAAATGAGCGTAGAGTCTTCCATCCACTGGCACGGTATGCTGTTGCCCAATTTTTATGATGGCGTGCCCTACCTTTCCACACCACCCATAGAACCCGGCAAAACCCTAAAATATGAATTTGCGATAAAGCAAAACGGCACCTATTGGTACCATTCCCACACGATGTTGCAGGAACAGAGTGGTGTTTTTGGTTCCATCGTCATACAACCGAAAGAAAAAACATTGGATTATGATAAGGAGCAGGTTTTGGTATTGTCTGACTGGACCAATGAAAAGCCCCGGGATGTAATGCGGTTTTTAAAACGGGGCACCGAATGGTACAATATAAGAAAAGGAACGGCCACACCGCTTAATCAGGTTATTGCCCGGGGGGCACTGGGCGCGCAGGTCGATTTTTGGAGACAGCGTATGGAAAGTGCGGATATAGCGGACATATATTACCCGGCCTTCTTAATAAATGGAAAAGAAAATGTGGAATATCCAGAATTCAAACCTGGGGAAAAAATACGCCTTCGCATTATTGACGGCTCTGCATCAACTTCGTTCTGGATGGCCTTCGGCGGCCCAGACCCTTTGCTTGTCTCGGCAGATGGTAAAGATGTTGTTCCTGTTAAAAGAAACAAAACTTTTATTGCCGTTGCGGAAACCTACGATTTTATCGTGACCATACCGGAGAACGGCAAACTGGAATTTAAAATTATGGCTCAGGATGGCTCCGGTTCCGCAACTGCCTACTTGGGTCAAGGCCCTATCGTTGCTGCCCCTGATGTTTCCAGACCCGATAAAATAGCAATGATGCAACAAATGGCCAAAATGAAAATGAAAATGGGTGCACCCGCTTTAAAATTCCGCCCGGGCAAAGACGAGCGATATCAGATGAAGGAGAAATGGGGCATGCAAATGGACGATAATATGCAGATGGAAGGAATGAAGGAAATGGATATGGGTATGATGAACGAGGACAAGTCCAAAGGTAAGAATATGGAAATGAAGAAGGGTAAAATGGAAGGTATGCAAATGAATATGAAAAAGGATTCGATGCAGATGGACCGTTCCAAAATGGCCGGGATGGATACGAAAAAGGGTGCCAAAATGAAAGAGGCCTCTCAAATGGAGGATATGAACAAGACGAACCCGACTGCAGGACGGGAAGTGATGGACGAAGCAGATGATATGCAGGGAATGGATATGTTTTCGCAATACAACTATGACTACCTGAAGTCGCCAGAAAAGACCAGCTATGATCCTGATGTGCCCGTAACCGAAATCCTATTGAACCTTACCGGGAATATGCAACGCTATATCTGGAGTATGAACGGTGTTCCTCTATCTGAAGCAGATAAAATAAAGATCAAGGGAGACGAGGTAACCAGGATTACCTTCAACAATTTGACCATGATGCACCACCCGATGCACCTTCACGGCCACTTCTTTAGGGTCATCAATGAAAACGGGGAATATTCCCCTCTAAAACACACGGTCAATGTACCGCCCATGCAAAAGATGACCATTGAATTCTATGGCAATGAATACGGCGATTGGTTTTTCCATTGCCATATTCTTTACCATTTAGTAAGTGGTATGGCACGCATTGTCAGCTATGACACCCCTAGGGATCCAAGGCTAGAAGAATATCCGGTCTCCAAGCTTCTGGATGAGACCGATCGGTATTATTCCTATGGAATGATAGATGCGGCATCGCATATGACCACATTGAACCTCATATCGTCCAATATCCGAAATCAGTTTAGTTTCCGGGGGGAATATGGATGGAATAAAAATATGGAGGTGGAAGCTGCTTATGATAGATACCTTTATGATTATTTGACGGTTTTTGGCGGTGTAAATGTCGAGAACGAAATGGAGGATAGCCTCGATGAGATAACAACAACGGCAATAGCAGGGGTAAGATATCTTACGCCCTACTTATTTACATTGGATGTGAGGATGGATAGTAAGTTACGCCCGCAGATTAGCTTGAGCCGTGCAATCAGTATTTTTCCACGAACAATATTGTTCGGAATGTATGAGTACCAGGCAGATTTTGGGTGGGTAGATGAACTGCCCCAAGGAGATAATTTCAAAAAAGAGGTTACTTGGAGCACAGGTATTGAATATTTTTTATCCAAGAATTTTTCCTTGATGGGAAGTTATGATAACCGTTTCGGTGTTGGAGGGGGGATTTCCGCAAGGTTTTAA
- a CDS encoding amylo-alpha-1,6-glucosidase translates to MTEDKIYKKIKKLFEKNMVNGYSKAADHMYHYTKPSPETYPFQFFWDTCLHVFILTAMGRKENVDMAKKHIKSLFALQKSDGFVGHMIYWNNVLPGRITDIFQSRPSLKFGLLRTHMSALIQPPLVSQAVLRIYEMSNDKNFLADMLPKLKTYYNYIAENRDFQGDGLISIISPFESGIDWKPSFDEVVGFKSGKANGKLFLKFITVDARNFFSGYNLKKIADRDYFMVKEVGFNTIYAQNLKTLSRLCEIMQDPDSEIYEQRVKKCTGSMLNVMYDDETAAFYDVYGKGDEPLKVLTPTIFFPLILEGIPKKLAKAILERHYFNADEFGVPFPIPSLAINSSAFNPKESLYIWRGPTWTLFNWFLYPYFLKKGYKDEAERLMDSMYRLVQKSGFREYYDPFSGKGHGAKDFTWPGLIIDMIKQKNNFNKESGP, encoded by the coding sequence ATGACAGAAGATAAAATATACAAAAAAATAAAGAAGCTTTTTGAAAAGAACATGGTCAACGGATATTCCAAAGCCGCAGACCATATGTATCATTATACGAAGCCATCCCCAGAGACTTACCCATTTCAGTTTTTTTGGGATACGTGCCTTCATGTTTTTATTCTGACAGCAATGGGAAGGAAGGAAAATGTAGATATGGCCAAAAAGCATATTAAAAGTCTTTTCGCCTTACAGAAAAGTGATGGTTTTGTAGGGCACATGATCTATTGGAACAACGTCCTTCCCGGGAGGATCACTGACATATTCCAGTCTAGGCCAAGTTTGAAGTTCGGTCTGTTGCGCACGCATATGAGTGCCCTGATTCAGCCACCTTTGGTCTCGCAGGCAGTTTTGAGAATCTATGAAATGTCCAATGATAAAAATTTCTTGGCGGATATGCTGCCAAAACTGAAAACATACTACAACTATATCGCTGAAAATAGGGACTTTCAGGGAGATGGCCTGATCTCAATCATTTCCCCATTTGAATCCGGGATAGATTGGAAACCCTCTTTTGACGAGGTAGTGGGATTCAAATCAGGTAAAGCAAATGGGAAACTTTTTTTAAAATTCATAACAGTGGATGCAAGGAATTTTTTCAGCGGTTACAATTTAAAGAAAATAGCCGATCGTGATTATTTTATGGTCAAAGAAGTTGGGTTCAATACGATTTATGCCCAAAATCTAAAAACTTTATCCCGCTTGTGCGAAATTATGCAAGATCCCGATTCTGAGATATATGAACAAAGGGTCAAAAAATGTACAGGAAGTATGTTGAATGTCATGTATGATGATGAAACGGCCGCTTTCTATGATGTTTATGGCAAAGGGGATGAACCCTTAAAAGTACTTACCCCTACTATTTTCTTTCCGTTAATACTTGAGGGCATTCCCAAAAAACTTGCTAAAGCTATTCTGGAAAGGCACTACTTTAATGCTGATGAGTTTGGGGTTCCCTTTCCCATACCTTCACTTGCGATTAACAGCTCCGCCTTCAACCCGAAGGAGTCCCTTTATATATGGAGGGGCCCTACCTGGACGCTCTTCAATTGGTTTCTATACCCATATTTCTTAAAAAAGGGGTATAAGGATGAGGCTGAAAGGCTAATGGATAGTATGTACCGTCTTGTACAGAAAAGTGGCTTTCGTGAATATTACGATCCATTTAGCGGTAAGGGCCATGGCGCAAAGGATTTTACTTGGCCCGGATTAATCATTGATATGATAAAGCAAAAAAATAATTTCAATAAAGAAAGTGGCCCTTGA
- a CDS encoding helix-turn-helix domain-containing protein, translated as METIIYIKNMVCDRCIKVLKTELTGENIKVLDIKLGEITADIQTKKDEQTIQKVVESNGFYIIDGENFKLVEQTKLILINLLNNLPLSTNERLSEILSKEMYHEYSKISKIFSYNEKITIEKYFIKLKIEKAKELIHNRELNFTEISQLLNYSNLTHLSNQFKTETGMSLTEYKTMEKNIRNSLDQIY; from the coding sequence ATGGAAACAATAATCTACATAAAAAATATGGTCTGCGACCGATGTATCAAGGTTTTAAAGACTGAACTGACAGGCGAAAACATTAAGGTTTTGGATATAAAACTAGGGGAAATTACGGCCGATATTCAAACCAAAAAAGATGAACAAACAATTCAGAAGGTGGTAGAATCGAATGGGTTTTACATTATCGATGGGGAGAACTTTAAACTGGTTGAACAAACGAAGCTCATACTGATCAACCTTTTAAATAACCTGCCCTTGTCAACCAATGAGAGGCTTTCAGAAATACTGTCAAAAGAAATGTACCACGAATATTCCAAAATAAGCAAAATATTCTCCTATAACGAAAAAATAACCATTGAGAAATATTTCATCAAACTGAAGATTGAAAAGGCCAAGGAACTGATACACAATAGGGAGCTTAACTTTACGGAAATAAGCCAACTTTTAAATTATAGCAATCTCACGCATCTAAGCAACCAGTTTAAAACAGAAACAGGTATGAGCCTCACCGAATACAAAACAATGGAAAAGAACATTAGGAATTCATTAGACCAAATCTATTAA